GGTCGTGCCCAGGGTCACCACGACCAGGCCCTCCCGCAGGGCCCGTCGCACCTGGGGCAGGGCGGCCACCCCGCGGGCGATGAGCCGCCGCGACGCCGCCGGCGAGAGGACCACCACCGCCCGGGCCTCACTTGCCTGTCCACAATGGGCCATGCTATAACAGTAGCCAACGGAAGACGACTTGGCAAAGGGGTGAACATGGTCTTCACGCGCGAACAGTACGAACGCGAACGCCGCGAGTTCCGCTGGAACATCCCCGACGGGTACAACATCGCCGCGGTGGTAGACGCCCACGCCAGGGCCCGCCCCGATCGGGCCTGCATCCTGTGGGAATCGGAGTCCGGGGAAAAGCGGGCCCTCACGTGGCGGCAGCTTTCGGATCTTTCCTCCCGGTTCGCCGCGGTGCTGATGCGGCTTGGGGTTCGGAAAGGGGATCCTGTGCTCCACATCTTTCCCCGGCTTCCCGAGGCGTTCATCGCCCAGATCGGCACGTTCAAAGCAGGCGGGGTGGCCGTGCCGTGCACGGAGATGGTGCGGGCCAAGGACATCGTGTACCGGGCGGAAACCGCAGGCGCCCGGGTGGTGGTGGCCCACACGATCACGTTCGACGAGGTGGAGGCAGCGCGGGGGCAGTGCCCACTGGAGCACTTCATCCTCATCGGCGGCGAGCGGGACGGGTGGCTCCAGTTCGAGAAGGAAGTGGAACGCGCCCCGGCCGTCCCCCCGGTGCCTACCTCCGCCCACGATCCGATGACGATCAACTTCACCTCTGGCACCACCGGCAACCCCAAGCCCGTGATGCACCGGCACCGCTGGATGTACGGGCATTCCCGCGTCACCGCCCGCTACTGGTGGGACGCGTCCCCGGACGACCTGATCTGGGCCACCACCGCCCCGGGGTGGGCGAAGTGGTACTGGTCGCCGCTGGGGGTCGGGCTGACCACCGGGGCAACCCAGTTCGTGTACCACGGGAAGTTCGACGCCGAGCGGTACCTGGAACTGCTCACCCGCTACCCGATCACCAAACTCTGTGCCACCCCCACCGAATACCGGATGATCGTCCAGGTACCAAACCTGAGTCGATACAAGATCTCTTTGAAGGATGCGCTCTCGGCCGGGGAGCCCCTGAACGTGGAGCCGATCGAGGTGTTCCGCGACGCGTTCGGGGTCACGATCCGCGACGGGTACGGGCAAACGGAGTCGGTGTGCCTGGTGTGCAACTACCCGGGGCTTCCCGTGAAACCCGGATCCATGGGCGTCCCCACCCCAGGCCCCGGGGCGACCCCGGTGGACGAGGAGGGCCAGCCGGTGGGGCCGGGGGAGGTGGGGGAGATCGCGGTCCCGGTGGGGAGCCCTGGGATCTTCGACGGGTACTGGAGGGACCCCGACCTCACCCGCCAGGTGTTCTCCGGGAAGTGGTACCGCACCGGGGACCTGGTGCGGGTGGACGAGGAGGGCTACTTCTTCTTCGAGGGCCGGGCCGACGACGTGATCAAGGCCTCGGGGTACCGGATCGGGCCGTTCGAAGTGGAGGACGCCCTTGTTTCCCACCCGGCGGTGGTGGAGGCGGCGGTGATCGGGGCTCCGCATCCGGTGCGGGGCCAGATCGTGAAGGCGTTCGTGGTCCTGGCCCGGGGGTACCAGCCGTCGGAGGCATTGGTCCAGGAGCTCCAGGATCACGTGAAGCAGGTCACCGCTCCCTACAAGTACCCGCGGGAGATCGAGTTCGTGACCGACCTCCCCAAGACCCCGAGCGGCAAGATCAAGCGTGCCGAGCTGCGGAAGCGTGAGCTGGAGCACCATGGAGGTGGAACGTGAAACGCGGGCTTCTCGTGGCCGTGTTGTGCCCGGCCGTGGCCCTCGGCCAAGGGATCGGGCTCGGGGTGTGGGCCGATGCCCTCGACCTGGCCGGGACGAAGGCCTACGTGCTGGATCTGGCCGATGATCTCGGCGCCCCGCCGGAGGCCCTGGCCGAACTCGTGGGGTTCCTCGCCGAGGTGCCTGACCTCCTTCCGTTCCCCCTCCTCGGTGGGTTCATCTCCGTGCCCCTCCCTGCGGGGGCCCTGGAGGTGGAATGGGCAGTCCTCACCGACGGGATCCTGCGAGGCTTGGGCCTGTGGCCGCTGGGTGGGGTGGACCTCGCCGACCCCCCGGTGCACGTGGACTTCGGGCTTTCCGCCTACCACTTGGGCCTCTCGTGGTGGGGCCGGCTGGACTTGGCGGTCCTCGCGGTGGGCATGGGGGCGGGGCTGGGGTTCTCCGGGGGCGGGGTCGTACCCGAGGCCACGTCCACCGATCCGGTCCTGGCCGACCTCATCGCCCAACTTCCCCTCGCGGGGATCACCTGGTCCGCCGGTGGGGCCACGCTCGCCGCGGACGTCGAGCTCGGGCTCCCGTTCTTGCGCCTGTTCGTCCGAGGTGGCCTGTTCTTCCCCCTGTTCCAAGCGCCCGGGGCGTGGGGGATCCGCGTGGGGGGGTACACCGGGGCGGCAGGACTGGTGATCCGGTTCTGATTCCCACCCCGGTAAAACCAGGCCTTGGCGAGGGAGGCAGTGACGGACGAAAAGGAGCTGGTGCGGCTTGCGGTGGAGGCGCGAAAGCGCGCCTACGCCCCGTACTCGAAGTTCCCGGTGGGGGCGGCCCTCCTCGCCGCGGACGGCCGCGTGTTCACCGGGGGCAACGTGGAGAACGCGTCCTACGGCCTCACGGTCTGCGCGGAACGGGTGGCCCTGTTCAAGGCCGTGTCCGAGGGGGCCCGGGATTTCCTCGCCCTGGCCGTGGCCTGCGGGGACGCCCCGTGTTCCCCGTGCGGGGCGTGCCGGCAGGTGCTTTACGAGTTCGCCCCGGATCTCCTCGTGATCATGGCCGACGGGGAGGGGCAAAAGTGCCGTACGGCCTGCCTTTCCGAGCTTTTGCCCCACGGCTTTGGCCCGAAGAACCTCGGCAAATAAGAGGGCTCGGATAACCATGAGCGTAGGCCAGGGGCTTGTGTTGGCCCTTGTTCTCCTGGGGAGCGTTTGGGCTTGGGGTATGGGGAGATGGCCTGGGCGATCCAGGAGGTCCCCTTTGCCCTGGAGCTAGAGTATGCGGGTGATCCCCTTGTTGCCCTGCGCTTCCCCGGCCGGCCTTTTATGTGGAGGGTTGGCCTGGCCGGCGCTACCTCACCGGAAAGCCTTTGGTGGTGGAAAGCGGTGGAGAAGTATGCCTCACCTACCGGGTTACTGACGGGCGGGTAGCCCGGGTGGTCCTCCGGATGGTGGAGGAAGGGGTGGTCCAGGTCAGGTTTTCTATCGCAGGTAAAGCCCGGTGGGAACGGCTAGGGGTGGTCTTGGAGGTGGGGGCAGAGGAGGGGTTCTACGGGCTCATGGAGCGGCCGGAGCAGGGGATACTCCACGAGCACTTTCCGCCCCGCCTCTCCGGGCTCAATTTACGGGGCCAGACGGTCTGGCTCTATATCCTTCCCACCCACGCCCTCTACGCTCCGTTTTTCGTCTCGTCCCGGGGATGGGGCCTGTACGTGGAGAGCTCATGGCCGGGGATCTTCCGGTTCGGCCGGGATGCCCTCGGCCGGCTTACCCCAACCCAGGTTACGGTGGGGTACGAAGGGCCGGAGCTTGTGTTTCGGGTGTTGCCTGGCCCCACTCCCCTCGACGTTGTGGCCCGCTACGCCCGCACCGTGGGAACCGCCGTCCTCCCCCCGCGGTGGGCGTTCGGGCCCTGGCGGTGGCGGGACGAGGCCTGGAACCTCCCCACGTTCTACGACGGGACCCCTAACCCCACCCCGTCCAACTCGATGGTGGTGGAGGATGTGCTGATGATGGAGGCCCTGGGGATCCCGTGCTCCGTGTACATCCTGGACCGGCCGTGGGCGGAAGGCCCCTTGGGCTATGGGACCCTCGCGTTCGACCCGGTCCGGTTCCCCAATGCCCCGGCGATGCTGGCCTGGCTGCGGGAAAAGGGGATCCATCCCGTCCTTTGGGTCGGGCCCTGGGTCACCGACCCCGTGCGGCAGGAGGCCCTCTCCTACGGCTACCACGTGCGGAACGCGATCCCCTTCCTTCCGGAAGCCTCCTCGACTTCGCGAACCCAGAGGCCGTCTCTTGGTGGCAAGAGAAACTCGTCCCTTTGATCGAGCTGGGGATCGCCGGGTTCAAGCTGGACCGAGGGGATGAAAAAGTCCCCGATGGCCTCGTTTTCCAGGGACGCTACGCCGACGGCACGGACTACCGGGAGGGACACAACGCGTATCCTCTTTGGTTTGCCCGCGCGGCCGGGGCCTTCGCCCGGGCCGGGGTGGAGGAGTTCTGGTGCGGGCGGGGTGGGCTGGGAGCTCCCGGTATGCGGTGGCGTGGGGCGGGGATCCCGCGGCGAGCGTGTGGGGCCTTCGGGAATCCATCATCGCCCTCCAGCGCGCCGCCGTGATCAACTTCCCGATCTGGGGTTCGGACACCGAAGGATACGTGGGGCGGCCCAGCCGGGAGGTCCTGGCCCGGTGGCTTGGGTTCTCCTGCTTCTCGCCGATCATGGAGGTCGGCCCCACCGCCAACCTCGCCCCCTGGGCGTGGGCCCCGGATGGGGCCAAAGCTCAGGTGGACGCGCAGGGCTACCACTTTGAACCAAGCTACGACGAGGAGCTCGTGGCCATCTGGATCCTTTACGCCAGGCTCCATGCGGATCTTGCCGACTACCTCTACGAGCAAGCGAGGGTGGCCCACGAGCGGGGGGCCCCCATCGTGCGGCCCATGGCCCTCGCCTTCCCCGGCCGTCCCGAGTACGTGGACGGTTGGGATCAGTACCTCCTCGGCCCGGACATCCTGGTGCGGCCGATGTGGGAGCCGGGGGCGACCCAAGTGGCGGTGCTCATCCCCGAGGGCACCTGGGTGGACGTGTGGACGGGGGCCGTGGTCCGGGGACCAACCACGGCGGTGGTGGCCGTCCCCCTCCACGTGATCCCCGTGTTCGTCCGGGCAGGGAGCGACCTCTCCCTCGGGGACCTTTGGGCGCGGTGGGAGGAGGCCCAAGCCCGGGCCCGCGCCCGCCCGAACCTGCCAGCCCTGGCGGGCTCGGTGCGCTAAGCTGTGTTCTGCTTACCTCCGAAACGGCCGTGCACTATAATGGACCCAAGTTCAGGGGAAGGGGGTGGAAGCCGACTGCAATGAGGTAAGCAAGATTTCAATCCGGGAGACGATTGCTAAGGAGGGTGTGATGCGGCGATGGTGGGCAGTGTTAGCAGTGGTGTTGGCAGTAGGCTTGGTAAGCCAGGCTCAAGTATTGAGGATCGCATTCGACGCGGCCGACCTCAAGACCCTGGATCCCCACTACGCGGCGGCGACGATGGACCGGG
This Candidatus Acetothermia bacterium DNA region includes the following protein-coding sequences:
- a CDS encoding AMP-binding protein produces the protein MVFTREQYERERREFRWNIPDGYNIAAVVDAHARARPDRACILWESESGEKRALTWRQLSDLSSRFAAVLMRLGVRKGDPVLHIFPRLPEAFIAQIGTFKAGGVAVPCTEMVRAKDIVYRAETAGARVVVAHTITFDEVEAARGQCPLEHFILIGGERDGWLQFEKEVERAPAVPPVPTSAHDPMTINFTSGTTGNPKPVMHRHRWMYGHSRVTARYWWDASPDDLIWATTAPGWAKWYWSPLGVGLTTGATQFVYHGKFDAERYLELLTRYPITKLCATPTEYRMIVQVPNLSRYKISLKDALSAGEPLNVEPIEVFRDAFGVTIRDGYGQTESVCLVCNYPGLPVKPGSMGVPTPGPGATPVDEEGQPVGPGEVGEIAVPVGSPGIFDGYWRDPDLTRQVFSGKWYRTGDLVRVDEEGYFFFEGRADDVIKASGYRIGPFEVEDALVSHPAVVEAAVIGAPHPVRGQIVKAFVVLARGYQPSEALVQELQDHVKQVTAPYKYPREIEFVTDLPKTPSGKIKRAELRKRELEHHGGGT
- a CDS encoding cytidine deaminase gives rise to the protein MTDEKELVRLAVEARKRAYAPYSKFPVGAALLAADGRVFTGGNVENASYGLTVCAERVALFKAVSEGARDFLALAVACGDAPCSPCGACRQVLYEFAPDLLVIMADGEGQKCRTACLSELLPHGFGPKNLGK
- a CDS encoding glycoside hydrolase family 31 protein, yielding MVCPRGRGLRPGRGGGVLVRAGWAGSSRYAVAWGGDPAASVWGLRESIIALQRAAVINFPIWGSDTEGYVGRPSREVLARWLGFSCFSPIMEVGPTANLAPWAWAPDGAKAQVDAQGYHFEPSYDEELVAIWILYARLHADLADYLYEQARVAHERGAPIVRPMALAFPGRPEYVDGWDQYLLGPDILVRPMWEPGATQVAVLIPEGTWVDVWTGAVVRGPTTAVVAVPLHVIPVFVRAGSDLSLGDLWARWEEAQARARARPNLPALAGSVR